A part of Halobaculum sp. MBLA0143 genomic DNA contains:
- the ahaH gene encoding ATP synthase archaeal subunit H, whose translation MPRPEVLERVKEAEADAEEIVAEAESDRDEQIQAARAEADEILEDAEAEADELEEERLAEAREEIDAERERILEEGQSERRDLVDRARDRTDEAVEHAVEKFEEAVHAQT comes from the coding sequence ATGCCGAGACCCGAAGTTCTCGAACGAGTGAAGGAGGCCGAGGCAGACGCCGAGGAGATCGTCGCCGAGGCGGAGTCCGACCGGGACGAGCAGATCCAGGCCGCCCGGGCGGAGGCCGACGAGATCCTCGAAGACGCCGAGGCCGAAGCCGACGAACTCGAGGAAGAACGGCTCGCCGAGGCGCGCGAGGAGATCGACGCCGAACGCGAGCGGATCCTCGAGGAGGGACAGAGCGAACGGAGGGACCTCGTCGACCGCGCCCGCGACCGCACTGACGAGGCGGTCGAGCACGCGGTCGAGAAG
- a CDS encoding ribbon-helix-helix domain-containing protein has protein sequence MVKLNVKVPRKLLETVDELAEELEYTNRSEFVREVLRDTTDPVLTSGAQEGVSEGYEDLAAGWTMSTEEAQSRVGIDEQ, from the coding sequence ATGGTGAAGCTCAACGTGAAAGTGCCGAGGAAACTCCTGGAGACAGTCGACGAACTCGCCGAGGAGTTGGAGTACACCAATCGGTCGGAGTTCGTCCGCGAGGTGCTGCGCGACACGACGGACCCAGTGTTGACGTCCGGCGCGCAGGAGGGCGTCTCGGAGGGATACGAGGATCTCGCGGCGGGGTGGACGATGTCGACAGAAGAGGCCCAGAGTCGGGTCGGAATCGACGAGCAGTAA